Within Saccharomycodes ludwigii strain NBRC 1722 chromosome IV, whole genome shotgun sequence, the genomic segment ACGTACGAGATAATGGTGAAAATAGTGGCGATGAAAAGGTTCCTGCACAGGTTATCTTACCTATAAgatcttttaaattatgggattttttgttaaaattagAACTTGCGTTTCAATACACAGAGCAGCAAGAAATTATAGAAATTTTTGAAGCAATGATTAAAATGAAAGTGGCCAAGCCCATAACATTTGTAATGTATTCCGACTATTTATCCAATCTCAGCGATAACAATCAAGAGTTATTTGCGAATGTGGTTAGAAAAGTTTACGAAAGAGCCATTTCACATTTTAATGGGTCATCTGTAGTTTTGCAACAAATGTATGAAATCTATTTGGATTCtgcattgaaaaattataagtACATGCAGAACACTAACGATAGAGAACTTTTAAGAGAATTATTTGACGATATATTTACAAATTTGTCTTTAAAACATCATCTAGATTGCTCcaacttttatttaaaaaatggggAAGTTGAAACTACGTTAGGGAATTTCCATTTTGCGTTTGAAAATGTATATCTGAAAGGGATTAAAGATAACCATGTCTCaatagataataaaatcacATTGTGGAATCATTTATTGAAGTTGTCTAAATCACACCTAAGTCTTGATATTACAAGGAGCCTATATGAAGAATGTTTATTATCTATTCCGAATTCCAAATGTGCAGATTTTATTATCGATTTTGCAAAGTTAGAAATTGCTGTAAATGAATTTACTAGGGCAAGAGCCATTTTGAAGTATGGTGTTCAGTTGGCTTCTGTTTTGACCTTTGCAAAAGTGTGGGATTTTTGGAGGGAATTTGAGTTAGATCATGGTGATAGAAACACTTTTAAAgacattttaaaattaaaaagatcTACAGAAGAGAAATTTGTTATtgaaacagaaaaaatttcaaatatgGGTGATAACATTCAATTTGTGTCTTCAGGAACAGTTGGTGGTAATGCACCAtcttcaaataaaaaggataaaacACACACTTCACCATCATCATTAACAAATAACGAAATTGAATTGGAGCTTTGAACATGAGCtaaatgtttttatcaactatttacaaaacaaaagctatatattcttttagCATACATATGAAATCCATAAACGACATACCACTTAATATGTAGACAAAAGGGGGTGggggaaagaaagaaaaaaaaaaaaaaaaaaaaaaaaaaaaagtccaTAAGTAATACATAAAATTTACTTCTCAACCCATTCAGTGGTGCTCATTTGCGACAATCTACTTAATGCTCTTGCAAATgcaaatttttcttcatctaAAGCAAAAATACCAGCTTTTGAGGCAATTTCTTTAGAAAAGCCATGTTTCTTAACCAAAACATCATTTTCCAAATCTGTATCGTCAATAGTTTTAGCTTTGTAGTCTGGTTTTAAttcaaaatcatttaaaatgGCTTCTGGTTCCACAAATAAATCTGTAAATTTAGCAGCAGAAGTGGTGGCTAATTTTCCATTACTATCATATAAAGCGTCTAAAAATGTGATAAATCTTCTAACTTCATCCCTAACATAAACActtaaaaaaggaatatcCGTGATAATAAAAGCTCTAAACTGGGATGCAAGCTTTAAATAATCACCAGCAGCTAGCATACCTTCGCATAGTTCTTTAAATGTAAACTGAGCAACATGAGGAGGTGTGCACTTGGGAACATGCAACTTGCGACCCCACACAGAGACATCTACTGAGGTGGCTATTACCGGATGTTCAGATTGAGAAAAATAGGTGTACCATAACTTAACATGGCTATCCCTGTTGGCTTTACATTCTATGCTTTCATATTTCATTCCAGGTGGTGGGACATAGTAGACTGAGGAGATTGGTTTCCGTATTTTTCTGTAATCAGTTGGtgaatttaataaagtGACAACAGTTCTTTGTTCCAGTAATTTGATGCAGGGGATGAATAATTCACGCTGGATACCGTTAATATATAGGTCTTTTGGTTCTCTATTACTTGTAGCAAACAAAACGACACCATACTTGACGGACAACAACTCACTTATCAAACGACGTAGAATCATGGCATCGGCCACATCAGTGACTTGAAATTCGTCAAAACATAAAATTCTTGATTCACTAGCTAGTTCGTAGCACAAAAATGGAATTGGGTCAAAAGTATGGCTTTTGGCCTCACCCAATTCGTTTAAATTTTGTTCTACAATAATTTCATGTCTCCTTCTATGAACATATTGCATGAATTGATGAAAATGCATTCTTTTCTTGGATAGACGTTCAGGAATAGTTTCGTAAAATAAATCCATAAGCATGGTTTTGCCACATCCAACATCACCATATAGATAAATACCTTTAGGAATAGAATCATCATAAACAAGTGGCGGACCATCCTGATTAATggatttatatttaaaggGGTGCAATATTTTGGTCCAGAAACTTGGCAGTTGATCTACTGCATTGggcatttttaattttggtggattgtattttaacaaatcaTCATACAAATGGCCCAGGGAACCAATAATAGCTCTTTGGTGTGGATCATTCTTCAATTTGCCTAACTTAACCAATCTATTATATCTTTTCAATGGCGGTTCTGGCGCTAGAGAAATGTGTTTTGAGGGCGTGACAGCAGAATTTATTTGCGATTGGTCTGACAATGTTGATTTTACTTCATTTTCCGTTGGCAGCGTTGAGACAAATCTGGTACTAAATCTTTTTGATAGTATGTTAAAGTTTGAATGAACCCGGAAAATAGTATTAGCTGTGAAAAGCGAATTGCCATTTATTAGCACCGTCATTTCCCTTCCTCTCCGTTATTTTTAAGCACtctaataaatttttatagaATTCAATGAAATT encodes:
- the AFG1 gene encoding Afg1p (similar to Saccharomyces cerevisiae YEL052W | AFG1 | ATPase Family Gene), whose translation is MTVLINGNSLFTANTIFRVHSNFNILSKRFSTRFVSTLPTENEVKSTLSDQSQINSAVTPSKHISLAPEPPLKRYNRLVKLGKLKNDPHQRAIIGSLGHLYDDLLKYNPPKLKMPNAVDQLPSFWTKILHPFKYKSINQDGPPLVYDDSIPKGIYLYGDVGCGKTMLMDLFYETIPERLSKKRMHFHQFMQYVHRRRHEIIVEQNLNELGEAKSHTFDPIPFLCYELASESRILCFDEFQVTDVADAMILRRLISELLSVKYGVVLFATSNREPKDLYINGIQRELFIPCIKLLEQRTVVTLLNSPTDYRKIRKPISSVYYVPPPGMKYESIECKANRDSHVKLWYTYFSQSEHPVIATSVDVSVWGRKLHVPKCTPPHVAQFTFKELCEGMLAAGDYLKLASQFRAFIITDIPFLSVYVRDEVRRFITFLDALYDSNGKLATTSAAKFTDLFVEPEAILNDFELKPDYKAKTIDDTDLENDVLVKKHGFSKEIASKAGIFALDEEKFAFARALSRLSQMSTTEWVEK